The DNA segment GTTAAGATACAAAATCTCGGCATTTTGTCAACAAAAAACGGACAGGACCCGGTGGAGCGGGTCAGCGGGGCAGGGCGCCAAGGGTACCGTGACCATCGAATTCGAGCGAGGCGCGTTCGCCCGAGATTTCGATGTCTTCCCGGCCTGCTATCTCTTCCGCCAGGGCGTCTGAAACCGCGATGCGTCCGAGGGAAAGCGTGTTTTTGATGCGAACGGCGCGCCCGTCCCCGGGCGGTTTCATCCCGATGGTGGAAAAAGCAGCCTCGATGACTTCGCGGTCGGTGTCGAGAAACACGGGGATACGGGATTTCTGCGGGCTCATGCCCGTGATGGAATTAACATAGGTATACCGGTGATTGATCTTGTCCACCAGGCGGCGGGTGGTGAAATCGGCCAGTCCGATGCCCACGGCGTTGCCCTCGCTCTCCGGGGTCAGGTCGCGGACGATGATACGCAGGATCCGCGGGCTCGCGGGCTCGGTCTCGAAATTCTGCATGCGGCGGCCGATGATGTTCGTGTCCATCCCGGTCCCGCTGATGTTCTTGCCCATCTCGTCGACGATCAATATGTCGATATCATCGGACGGAAGGCGGGGCATGAGGCGCTGCGCCTCCTGGAAGAGCCGGCGTTCTTCCTGCTGCAGGACGCACGCCGGAACGCCGACGATATGGGCGGTCCGGTCGTAGGCGTTCTCGATGATGGCCAGGCCGAAGGCCACGGGCGCGTGCCGCAGCACGTGGTCCGACACGGTCGTGATCATGTGTTCGAATCCGTACTCGAATACCGCGCCGTGGTAATAGCTGGCGCCCTTCTGCTTGCCCAGGCCGATGGCCAGCATCTTCATC comes from the Gemmatimonadota bacterium genome and includes:
- a CDS encoding lactate racemase domain-containing protein; this encodes MKLPEFREIRQRFDAPVVEDIAGTTGEEVSRMIEETGLRPGATVAVATGSRGIGNIATIVGSVVSALGRAGLKPFVVPAMGSHGGATSEGQRRVLENYGISEAATGCPIRSDIDPASLGETADGLPVYLDRNALGADHIVVVNRVKPHTDFKGSVGSGLMKMLAIGLGKQKGASYYHGAVFEYGFEHMITTVSDHVLRHAPVAFGLAIIENAYDRTAHIVGVPACVLQQEERRLFQEAQRLMPRLPSDDIDILIVDEMGKNISGTGMDTNIIGRRMQNFETEPASPRILRIIVRDLTPESEGNAVGIGLADFTTRRLVDKINHRYTYVNSITGMSPQKSRIPVFLDTDREVIEAAFSTIGMKPPGDGRAVRIKNTLSLGRIAVSDALAEEIAGREDIEISGERASLEFDGHGTLGALPR